The Lycium barbarum isolate Lr01 chromosome 4, ASM1917538v2, whole genome shotgun sequence nucleotide sequence CTACAGATGAAATTGATGATGCTGTCTGGATGAACACTGAAGCACTACTCTGATAATTCTTCTTGGCATATGATTAGACATACCAGGAACAAGAATGATTTTCTGACTAAGCTTTGGCATAAGGTTATTCCATTTAAAATGTCTTTCTTAATTGGAGGCTTCGTCATGGAAAACTTCCTTTCAATGAAGCTATTTCCAGGTTTGGGATTCAATCAAATGTGGTCTACCTTTGTTGTAGGGATGCTCTGATAGATTCTATGCAACATGCTTTCACTAATGGTGATGCTGCTAGGCATATTTGGAATTACATTTGGTCCTCCTATGGTAGTTATTCACATCCATGGACCTATTAGAAGAATCATCAACAACTGGTGGAATATGAAGACTAAAAATGCCGTTCAGAATTTCATTTTTCAGATTACACCTGTGTTTATATGTTGGGAAATCTGGAAAGAGTGGACACCATGCAAATATGGGGAGCAAAGATAGCTTTATTTCAACAAAATGGAGTACCATGTCATCTGGAATATCTAAGCTGCACTTCAGACAATGTATCCTTCTTGTAACATAACTAGTAATTGGCTAACTGTGTGTGGCACTATCGAAAGGCTAAAGCCAGTTGTGAATATCAGGCAAGTCAATTGATTAAAGCCTGAGACAGGCCATATCAAAATCAACATAGATGGCAGTTTTATCAAAGCTTCTGGTACTGCTGGCCATCATCAGAGACTGTAATGGAACTACATTATAGCTTTCTCTAAGCCTATTCAGTGTATAAGCAACAACCAAGCAGAAGCTTATGCTGCTCAGTATGCTGTTCAATGGGGTAAAGAAAATGGCTTTAACTCCTTTACTCTGGAGATGAATTCTTTGGTGATTGTTAAGATGTTAAGTAGAAGCAGCACAAACAACCTCAAGTTGAAGAAGATTATCCATGACACTGATATGAACATGAGAAATGCTACAATCAATATTATTTATTGCTTCTGAGAAGCCAATTCGGTGGCTGACTACTTGGCCAAAATGGCATCTGCTAGTGGAAATGAAACCTCCtataccttctttttttttttttttttgatcaagtaaaagtattttcattcataaacatggccaaaGAACGACTGTATACAAGGGATATACCAAAAGATAAAGAAtctacaaaatatgattctctacaAACTCCACCCGATCCTCTATACAACTAGGAACTTTCTGAttacaccaaaagaaaataagggatcGAAGACTACTCCTCAATTGAGAAAAACTTGACTCTATTCCCTCAAAAGCTATCTTGTTTCTCTCATTCCGAACTACCCACATCAATGCAAGCGGAACCATGTTCCAAGCCCATTGTCTTCTCCTCCATGTCTCGCTCTTCCAACTGACCATCAACTCTTTCACAGTTCTTGGCATTGCCCAAGAAGTGTTGAACCACCCAAACATGTCCCACCACAGTCTCATGGTAAACCTCCTATACCTCTCGTCAACAACTACCTAGAGAAGTTAGAGGATTAATTCAACTAGACAAATGTCAAATATTTTAAGAATGTAATTTCTGTAGTTGTTCTGTTACTCAATCTTATTTCCTGATTGAGTAATTTTGTTAGTTTGATTTGTAGTGGGAGAGCATGGTCTTGGTACAAGTAAATAGAATAACAAGATAACCCAAAGCTACCTACCTAGAAATAGACATTATCTAAATTTGACTAATCAACACATCTAATGAACAAGTGCTAAGACTGCTACAACACTTGTGAAATCAACCACAGTGCAAGACATCAAAATCAAGAACTCTTCCACAGGCAACAATGAAATGAATACCACACTAAAAGAAGAAATAAGATAAATAGTCATTTTATGTATAACAAAATCCAGACCACCTTAAGAACCCAAAACATGACTAACACAACATTGCACTAACTGGTGAAAGCTAAATGGCTCCTTAATGAACAGGCCAAAAGACAAAAGCTTTTAACCTTTGAATTAATTCCCACAGCTAGCTGAAACCAGTGAAAATAAGAAAAGAAGATGAATTGAACTCAAAACCATGCTAGTCATTTCTGAATGCAAGAAACTTGACCCAGTTTTAGCCCATTGATACCAGGCCATTACACTAATATGACCGATCTCCCAAAAAACTTGTTCACTTTCCACAATAATTATgccagttatatatatatattaaatcctGCCTGCTACACATTCTTGACTCTTGACTTTAAATTCTTGCCTTTATTCCTTTAGCTTATAGTGCTATCTTTCTTGTCATAGTAACCTGACTTGCATATAGTCTCTTGATAACTGTGCTTTAGTATTGATTCTTGTTTGTTTTAGATAGATCTTTGATTTGCTTTTATTCCCCTTAGTGGCTATAgtgagtgatggtagactagggtcatgttctcggtcgGGGACGGGGGCTAGGGTTAGAGGGGGTAAGTGGGGTCagggagcgtctaggttgagagtagggtcctgGAACATTGGGACTTTGACGGGGAAGTctatagagctagttaagattcttaaggagaggaagattaatatagcttgcatccaggagaccaaatgggtaggatctaaagctaaggatgtggacgggtataagttatggttctcgggtaagtcaatgtataggaatggggtaggtattttagtagatagtgagctaaGGGACCAGGCCGTAGAGGTTAGGAGGGTAAATGACCGGATGATGGCGGTTAAgttagttgtggaagggtttaccttgaacattattagtgcttacgcgccacAAGCGGGCTTggacgaggaggagaagaggcgcttctaggaggatttggatgaagtggtgggaggtataccgcccaccgagaagttattcatagggggagatttcaatggacacatcggctCAACCTCGGGGGGTTATGATGATAAGCATGGAGGTTTCGGCCTCGGagtcaggaatggaggaggagtctcacttctgGATTTCGCTAAAGCCTTTGGATTGGTAGTAGCCAACTCGCGTTTCCCGAAGAGGGagcagcacttggtaacctttcgtagttcgacggctgcgacgcagatagactttttgctccttagaaaaggggataaaggtctttgtaaagactgtaaggtcattccgagtgcgaaccttacgacccaacataagctttTGGTGATGAATTTGGGGAttacgaggaagaagaggaataGGGTCGCGGATGACCTGCCAAGGATCAGGTGGGGGAGTCTGACTTTGTCGAGTGCccaggagatgggggagaagttgatggctatgggggcTTGGGAGAGTAGGGGGGACGCGAGCAGTATGTAGGATAGGACGGCGAGCTGCATTAGGGAAACAGCTAGAGATGTCCTGGGAGTCTCGAGAGGTCGCCGTGGTAGGCGAcgtggggactggtggtggaatggagaagttcagggaaaggtggaagcaaagaaagtgGCGTACGCGAGGTTGGTAGACAGCCCAGATGAGGAGGAGAAGCGGACGAATAGGGAAACGTATAAGATTGCGAGAAAGGAAGcaaagttggcagtttcggcggcaaaaacggcagctttcgaacgtctatatgcagaactagaggacaaagtcggggataagaagttgttcaggctagccaaggtgagggagagaaaggcacgggaCTTGGATCGAGTAAAGTgcgtcaaggacgaggatggcaaagtattggtagaggaagctctcattagacggagatggcagtcatacttccataaactcttgaacgaggaaGGTGAGAGAggcattgtgttgggagatttggagtactctgagagtCGCCGCGactttgggtattgtaggagtataaaggtggaggaggttaagggtgttgttcgcagGATGCGCAAGGGAAGAGCTACCGgtcctgacgagatccctggggagttttggaagagtgcgggcagggcaggtttggagtggttgactggaTTGTTCAATGTTATTTTTCAGACGGCGAAGATGCCtgaggaatggaggtggagtatgatggtccctttgtataagaacaaaggtgatattcaaagttgcaacaactatagagggatcaagctgataagccacactatgaaggtgtgggaaagggtggcggagatgagggtgagaagaggcgtgcccatttcagagaaccagttcggattcatgccggggcgctcgactacagaagccatccatcttgtgaggagactggtggagcagtatagggagaggaagaaggacctgcacatggttttcatcgacctagaaaaggcttacgacagagtgccaagagaggttttatggagatgcttggaggccaaaggtgtacctgtagcgtacactagggcgatcaaggacatgtatgagggagccaagaccagggtaaggacagtgggaggagactcggagtacttcccagtggagatggggttgcaccaaggatcagctcttagcccatttttatttgctctagtgatggattgtctgacgcggcgaattcaaggtgaggtgccatggtgtatgttatttgcggatgacatagtcttgatcgacgagacacgcagcggagtgaacgctaagctggaggtctagagacaaactctggagtctaaagggttcaagttgagtaggaccaagacagagtacatagaatgcaagttcagtgacgtgacacatgagtctggcgtggaagtgaggcttggtacccaggtcatcccaaagaaaagaagtttcaaatatctcgggtctattatacaagaaaatggggatactgatgatgatgtctcacatcgtattggcgCAGGGTGGATAAAATGGAGActtgcttcaggagtgctgtgtgataagaaggtgccactaaaacttaaaggcaggttctacaaagtggttgtgagaccgaccttgttgtacggggcagagtgttgggcagtcaagagctctcatgtccaaaagatgaaagttgcgaaaatgagaatgctgcgatggatgtgtgggcacaccaggcgagataggattaggaatgaagatatccgggataaggttggagtagcatcagtggaggacaagatgagggaagcgaggctgagatggtttgggcatgtgaggaggagaggcaGAGACGCTCCAgtgtggaggtgtgagaggttagctatggatggtttcagaagaggtcggggtaggccgaaaaagtattggggagaggtgctgagacaggacatggcgcaggttcagcttaccgaggacatgaccctagataggaggttTTGGAAGACTCAGATtaaggtagaaggctagtaggtagtcgttgtttcgatctatagtctattgccctttgtttcttgctactatatgtggtttcttgtacttcgattatcttatttatctgtggtagctactgttccctttttttttcagaCTGTTTTATtctgacttattcgctttctttagtttcatttgcattctgctttgaactgcttgtgcttatctaacctttctcgttgtgatttctcttgagccgagggcctttcggaaacagcctccctgtcttccgagataggggtatggtctgcgtacattttaccctccccacgacctcacattgtgggatttcactgggtatgttgttgttgttgatatatatatgaatattcacccgcaagggtggctcagttggttgagcatggggctaccataatggaggtctcaggtttgaaaccccctgcctacgataGCAGGGGATGGCATTCCAGGTCAAGCTCGTGGCACATGGCTTGCCTAGTCCgtgttacctctcctgtgtggtttgcgggctattgcacaggagcggggTTTACCTTGTGCACACCCGAAAGGTAGCGACTGTTGGTTCCCTTgtcatcaaaatatatatatatatatatatatatatatatatatgaatattcaCGTTTTTGATTGAGATtacctttaaaaaaaaatgataaaaacaGTTAAACTAATACTAGTCCCATATTAAAGCATGACGGTGAAAACAAAGCATTCGTTACACTACCTTGTTGACCGTTTTAAAATTTTCAGCAAGGGAGAGTGTTGATTTGCATTTCAGATGAAGAAAAAATAGCTTCGAGTGTGTACAGACAGGGAAGAGGATCCTGATTTGTACTTCAGTTGAAGCAAAAGTACCTTTCGTGTATGTAAGAGATCATTGATCAACTTCAATGGGTCCGACATTGCTGCCAATGCAACAGGAGTGTGAAGATCATCTGACATTGAAGCTAAAACTTcatcttggaatttatttatacAACTAGCAGTTTCTGCAGGAATAGAATCCTTCCAACTTGCCCCATCATGCTGCCAGAGAAGAATTTGACAATCATATAGTGCCTATCACCAAAGACAATACTCAGGTTAATATCTGCTTTATCTGATATGAAGGACAAACTCGTAAGCAAACGCCAAAGTTAGAGGAATAGCTGCTCTTCGATATCATTCAAATTTTGAATAATTTTTAGTACAAATACAAATTTGAATAAAAGTTAAAGACTAATTTGGACAAAGGAGTGTTTTTTCTTAAGAGGGAGTTCTTGAGCTATGATACTGAGGTGACTTACATTTACCCTGAATTCTATACCTAGCTAGAAGACAATCCACAACATAATATGATTCTCCACGAACGACACTCTCTTCAATACACACTAGAACATCATGGGTAATTATTCATTCACCAGACAAATTAGAGATTGTGAATCAAAGTACCTGATATATGTAAAAAAGGCGGTCAGATGCACTCTCAATCAGTACAATTGTATAATTGATTGGAGATCTATAATGTGTCCCAATTAAGAAAAGCCTCAGTGCCAATGGGTGATAAAGATCAATCACCTGAAGAAAAACAACATATAAAAACATCAAAAGCTAGAAAGACGAAAAGAACGGAACAAATAATCTTTAAAATATCAATTCTGTAAGTGAAGCACAACTTTCCTCCCATTATACCTGCCGAATTGTAAAAAAATTCCCCAGTGACTTCGACATTTTCTCAGAATCAATGTTGACAAAGCCATTGTGTATCCAATAAGTAATGTTGCTCTTCCTACAAGCAGCACAGCTCTGGGCAATTTCATTTTCATGGTGAGGAAATACGAGATCCATCCCCCCACCATGAATGTCGAAAGAATATCCTAAATATGCAGCACTCATGGCACTGCACTCAATATGCCATCCAGGTCTTCCTGGACCCCAAGGACTCTCCCAGAAAGGTTCTCCCTCTTTTGCAGACTGCATGAGAGAATAGATATCAATAGAAGCAGCGGCCGAGAAAACATCAGCTCAAATCTCCATATCACCGGTAACTAAACAAGAATTAACTCAGTTGCACACTTTTTTCAAAGCTTGATACATGAATTCAAAAGAAAGGAGACAATGGCATTCAGGAGAAACGCTCGGCAAGGAAGGATCattaaattaaaaattgaaactAAAGGGAGCCACTGATGTAAGGTAGTTAAAAAGTCAATTCGTCAACAAACAAGTTAAAAATGTGTCATACAACTATTCAAGTGTCATTTTTTGTTAATTTAAATAACTGATAACTTACCATCTCTAAATGACACAAGACTGTTATCGCAACCACAAGTAAACTTTCTTGCATGTGAACTAAATTTCAAAGAAACAGAGTGCTGACTAGATATTTCCTGTGCCAACTCAACCATTAATTGTTGCTTCTCTCTGTTACCGCCTCACGTGGAATGGAATAATGGATATTCAAATGAGTGTGCCATGGTTTACTTGGCCACCCCAGACATTCTACCATTTCATGTTAAGCAGAACTACCAAACAGCACCTATTTCACATTGAAATTCTGatatgattcttttttttttattattgataATAGAAAAAGACTTAACAGAAATGCAAGAAGCATTTGGCATTCTCCACATCATGGACAAATGTCAGAGAATGGCTCAAAACCATCAAAACAGTGGCTTTCCCAATTTCTAACAGTTTCTTGTCATGATTGAAGTTGGACTTGAGCTATTCATCTCTACGTTTTCATAAAATTTAGTGACCAAACCAGATAGTCCATTCAAATGATTACAGAATCAGCGAAAGCTGTGAAGACTTATCATTTAACAGGTAAACAGAAGAATACATGTGTGCTGTGATTCTTTTTATTAGTGATAATAATATAAAGACTTAGATGAAAAGAAATGAGCATTTGGCATTTTCCACATAAAGGATAAATGTCTTCTTTTTTTCGGATGACATGGGAATCTGcggccgctacccttcgggtgcgcacagggtaaacccagctcctgtgcaatatcTCACAAACCACACAGAAGAGGTAAGcagcactaggcaagccccgtgcgacgaacTCGACCCAGAAGGCCAATCCCCTGCTATCGTAGGCaggggtttcgaacttgagacctccattatgaaagtcccatgctcaaccaactgagccacccttacGGGTTTCAAAACCATCAAAACAATGACTATCTTTGCCCAAAAAGAAATTGCAGTAGGTAAAAGATGCCCCAGCAATATCTTAAGAGTTTC carries:
- the LOC132636161 gene encoding cysteine--tRNA ligase, chloroplastic/mitochondrial isoform X4; the protein is MTYLHCLPPSVEPRVSDHMPHIIDMIQQILDNGCAYRIDGDVYFSVDKFPEYGKLSGRKLEDNRAGERVTVDARKKHPADFALWKSAKEGEPFWESPWGPGRPGWHIECSAMSAAYLGYSFDIHGGGMDLVFPHHENEIAQSCAACRKSNITYWIHNGFVNIDSEKMSKSLGNFFTIRQVIDLYHPLALRLFLIGTHYRSPINYTIVLIESASDRLFYIYQALYDCQILLWQHDGASWKDSIPAETASCINKFQDEVLASMSDDLHTPVALAAMSDPLKLINDLLHTRKGKKQALRIESLAALENTISNVLEMLGLVPASYAEALHELRLKALKRAKLTDDQVHQKITERDTARKNKEYDRSDVIRKNLAAVGIALMDSPEGTTWRPAIPLALQEEQVAAL